In Marinicauda algicola, one DNA window encodes the following:
- a CDS encoding c-type cytochrome — MLAGAILSLSAGSAAAQSHDAGARPSGAIEIEQPILIDQPGLGFRLPPGFRATVFHQGIENLRFFAVSSENVVYVIRNKRGLFGPGLYALKDEDGDGVADRAEGFGDFAGSGIAIRTDEQGREWLYASATREVFRWQLRPGDLAPSGRRERVVHGFPRNGVEHPWKPITFDGEGRMYIMVGAPSNACMEQRRTRGSPGMDPCPQLERQAGVWRFDADRLNQRQEDGEHFATGLRNAIAFAWSTRQDGLYAAQHGRDFLNRYFPELFTQREGAELPSEEFHRIDRGDHLGWPYSYYDQIAGERRIAPEYEPEGTPGRGRNRTEAYKRPVYGFPAHWAPSGLAFFEADTGFPDIYRDGAFIAFKGGWGPNIHPPQEGYRVVFLPLHEGELAAEPIVFANGFEGPRPPGYPPDLPFPASRNDGALSPQGLAFAPDGAMYLGDAMDLNIWRITYEGDAAAERDRERAELRAEIDARILAEIAPRPSGPAARRAVVDRRSPGQRIYESECAACHQRDGGGVDGFAPPLAGSRILERDPGDLAYFVLNDRGPSDRWSTVMPGYRFGPLSAEELAAALSHARERFADEGPVDVGHVEEALDAFPDSEL; from the coding sequence ATGCTGGCTGGCGCCATTCTGAGCCTGAGTGCCGGGAGTGCCGCCGCCCAGAGCCACGACGCAGGCGCGCGCCCGAGCGGGGCAATCGAGATCGAACAGCCCATTCTGATCGATCAGCCCGGCCTCGGCTTCCGCCTGCCGCCGGGCTTCCGCGCCACGGTCTTCCACCAGGGCATCGAGAACCTGCGCTTCTTCGCGGTCAGCTCGGAAAACGTCGTCTACGTCATCCGCAACAAGCGCGGCCTGTTCGGGCCGGGCCTCTACGCCCTGAAGGACGAGGACGGGGACGGCGTGGCCGACCGCGCGGAGGGCTTCGGCGATTTTGCCGGTTCCGGCATCGCCATCCGCACCGACGAGCAGGGCCGCGAATGGCTCTACGCCTCGGCGACGCGCGAGGTCTTTCGCTGGCAGCTGCGGCCGGGCGACCTCGCCCCGTCGGGGCGGCGCGAGCGCGTCGTCCACGGATTCCCCAGAAACGGGGTCGAGCATCCCTGGAAGCCGATCACGTTCGACGGCGAGGGCCGCATGTACATCATGGTCGGGGCGCCCTCGAATGCCTGCATGGAGCAGCGGCGCACAAGGGGTTCGCCGGGCATGGACCCGTGCCCGCAGCTCGAGCGCCAGGCCGGGGTCTGGCGCTTCGACGCGGACCGGCTGAACCAGCGCCAGGAGGATGGCGAGCATTTCGCGACCGGGCTGCGCAACGCCATCGCCTTCGCCTGGAGCACGCGCCAGGACGGGCTCTACGCTGCCCAGCACGGGCGCGACTTCCTCAACCGCTATTTCCCCGAGCTGTTCACCCAGCGCGAGGGCGCCGAGCTGCCGAGCGAGGAATTCCATCGCATCGACCGGGGCGATCATCTCGGTTGGCCCTATTCCTACTACGACCAGATCGCCGGCGAGCGCCGCATCGCCCCGGAATACGAGCCGGAAGGCACCCCCGGTCGCGGCCGGAACCGGACGGAGGCGTACAAGCGGCCGGTCTATGGCTTTCCCGCCCACTGGGCACCGAGCGGGCTCGCTTTCTTCGAGGCGGACACCGGCTTTCCCGACATCTATCGCGACGGCGCCTTCATCGCCTTCAAAGGGGGCTGGGGACCCAATATCCATCCGCCGCAGGAAGGCTACCGCGTCGTCTTCCTGCCGCTGCACGAGGGCGAGCTCGCCGCCGAGCCGATCGTGTTCGCCAACGGCTTCGAGGGCCCGCGTCCGCCGGGCTACCCACCCGACCTGCCCTTTCCCGCCTCGCGCAATGACGGGGCACTCTCCCCGCAGGGCCTCGCCTTCGCGCCCGACGGCGCGATGTATCTCGGCGACGCGATGGATCTCAATATCTGGCGCATCACCTACGAGGGCGATGCGGCCGCCGAACGCGACCGCGAACGCGCCGAACTGCGCGCCGAGATCGACGCCCGGATCCTCGCCGAGATTGCGCCGCGACCGAGCGGCCCCGCCGCACGCCGCGCGGTGGTCGACCGGCGGTCGCCAGGCCAGCGCATCTACGAGAGCGAGTGCGCGGCCTGCCATCAGCGCGACGGGGGCGGCGTGGACGGCTTCGCCCCGCCCCTCGCCGGCTCGCGCATTCTCGAGCGCGACCCGGGCGATCTCGCCTATTTCGTGCTCAACGACAGGGGACCGAGCGACCGCTGGTCGACCGTGATGCCCGGCTACCGCTTCGGCCCGCTCTCCGCAGAGGAGCTCGCCGCCGCCCTCAGCCATGCCCGCGAGCGCTTCGCCGACGAGGGGCCGGTGGACGTCGGCCATGTGGAGGAGGCGCTCGACGCCTTCCCCGACAGCGAGCTCTAG
- a CDS encoding CBS domain-containing protein, whose product MNASRILSEKGSEVFTIAPTMTLLDAARELTDRKVGAVVIMEDGGKPQGVFSERDLAREIAGGGASVLTEPVSGVMSRDLVTAGRDATVDELMGLMTDRRVRHILILEDGQLVGVVSIGDVVKRKIAEAEREAESLKQYIESA is encoded by the coding sequence ATGAACGCGAGCCGTATTCTTTCGGAAAAGGGCAGCGAGGTCTTCACCATCGCTCCGACCATGACTCTGCTCGATGCCGCGCGCGAGCTCACCGACCGCAAGGTGGGCGCTGTCGTCATCATGGAGGACGGCGGCAAGCCGCAGGGCGTGTTCTCCGAGCGCGACCTCGCCCGCGAGATCGCCGGCGGCGGCGCCTCGGTGCTGACCGAGCCCGTCAGCGGGGTGATGAGCCGCGATCTCGTCACCGCCGGCCGCGACGCCACGGTGGACGAGTTGATGGGGCTGATGACCGATCGCCGCGTGCGCCACATCCTCATCCTGGAGGACGGCCAGCTCGTCGGCGTCGTCTCGATCGGCGACGTGGTCAAGCGCAAGATCGCCGAGGCCGAGCGCGAGGCGGAGAGCCTCAAGCAGTATATCGAGAGCGCCTGA
- a CDS encoding DUF2157 domain-containing protein, producing MSYRSRVAKDLDRWIAEGLVEARNRETILQNLSQGRLAWSAAGAAAILGAVLLALAAISFVAANWAGMSRVLRFAVVLAALWAAYGGAALAFARRNEAVGHALALLGAALFGVGIVLTAQTFNMSAFRNTGVLIWTLGALVTALALPSRPVLILAALLGFSWVWLESFNPFAPDIIWSYLPLWLVTALAATRLKSLASWNLISAGLLVWIGFVIWEAGRGDTLSELEEMVLFTLVAGAIALAASFARDREITGSGTLTHWAALASVFTGWALQFPIADFGDAQDRSEIYAWIEIDERWARLFGIEGGAFLIPGAIAAGVILAFAFLRRARGALAGGAAGAIAAAALLALALPYLVRWAGPEMILVLRFALGAAIYAVSVGLILQGAREARRFVGGLGILLFIAQTLHVYGSLFGDLLDTALFFLVGGLLLFALSIGLTRVQKRLAVRSGDEGASA from the coding sequence ATGAGCTATCGAAGCCGGGTCGCGAAGGATCTCGACCGCTGGATCGCCGAGGGCCTCGTCGAGGCGAGGAATCGCGAGACCATCCTGCAGAATTTGTCACAGGGACGCCTCGCCTGGTCGGCTGCCGGAGCGGCGGCGATTCTCGGCGCGGTGCTGCTCGCCCTCGCCGCCATCAGCTTCGTCGCGGCCAACTGGGCCGGCATGAGCCGGGTCCTGCGCTTCGCCGTGGTGCTGGCCGCGTTGTGGGCTGCCTATGGCGGTGCCGCGCTTGCCTTCGCACGCCGCAACGAGGCGGTCGGCCACGCCCTCGCCCTGCTCGGGGCGGCCCTGTTCGGGGTCGGCATCGTGCTCACGGCCCAGACCTTCAACATGAGCGCGTTCCGCAATACCGGCGTGCTGATCTGGACGCTCGGCGCCCTCGTGACCGCGCTCGCCCTGCCCTCGCGCCCGGTCCTGATTCTCGCCGCCCTGCTCGGGTTCTCCTGGGTCTGGCTGGAGAGCTTCAACCCGTTCGCGCCCGACATCATCTGGAGCTATCTGCCCCTCTGGCTGGTCACGGCCCTTGCGGCCACGCGACTGAAATCGCTGGCGAGCTGGAATCTCATCTCTGCCGGGCTTCTGGTCTGGATCGGCTTCGTGATCTGGGAGGCCGGGCGCGGCGACACCCTGTCCGAGCTCGAGGAGATGGTGCTGTTCACCCTCGTCGCCGGCGCCATCGCCCTCGCCGCCTCCTTCGCGCGCGACCGGGAGATCACCGGCAGCGGGACGCTCACCCACTGGGCAGCGCTCGCCAGCGTGTTCACCGGCTGGGCGCTGCAATTCCCGATCGCCGATTTCGGCGACGCGCAGGACCGTTCCGAGATCTATGCCTGGATCGAGATCGACGAGCGCTGGGCGCGCCTGTTCGGCATCGAGGGCGGGGCCTTCCTGATACCGGGCGCGATCGCGGCCGGCGTGATTCTCGCCTTCGCGTTTCTGCGCCGTGCGCGCGGCGCGCTGGCGGGCGGAGCGGCCGGGGCGATCGCGGCCGCCGCCCTTCTCGCGCTGGCCCTGCCCTATCTGGTCCGCTGGGCCGGGCCGGAGATGATCCTCGTCCTGCGCTTCGCGCTGGGCGCGGCGATCTACGCCGTCAGCGTCGGCCTCATCCTTCAGGGCGCGCGCGAGGCGAGACGCTTCGTCGGCGGGCTCGGCATTCTCCTGTTCATCGCCCAGACCCTGCATGTCTATGGCAGCCTGTTCGGCGATCTCCTGGACACCGCGCTCTTCTTCCTCGTCGGCGGGCTGCTGCTTTTTGCGCTCTCGATCGGCCTCACCCGCGTGCAGAAGCGCCTCGCGGTGCGCAGCGGGGATGAAGGAGCCTCCGCATGA
- a CDS encoding GDYXXLXY domain-containing protein has product MTRPVRLVLVAALMTAFLAGLVAMHAQARRTGTEIVLAMEPVDPRDILLGHYVELVTPLHRLDTRDFDATAEDWEPGDTIFVKVEPGPDGSWQPAAIYRSEAHPALTESAAVLVRGKVHSAYEVPEFTDREVVPEDGGQPYTVPERVEGSEHTVLSVSYNIERYYAGQETALALEAMRNDDRLRLIVSVGPGGNAVIKGLEIDGAAQYESLF; this is encoded by the coding sequence ATGACCCGCCCGGTCCGCCTCGTCCTCGTCGCCGCCCTGATGACCGCCTTCCTCGCCGGCCTCGTCGCGATGCATGCCCAGGCGCGGCGCACGGGCACCGAGATCGTGCTCGCCATGGAGCCGGTCGATCCGCGCGACATCCTGCTCGGCCATTATGTCGAGCTCGTCACGCCGCTCCACCGGCTCGACACCCGCGATTTCGACGCGACGGCGGAGGACTGGGAGCCCGGCGACACGATCTTCGTCAAGGTCGAGCCCGGCCCGGACGGGAGCTGGCAGCCGGCCGCCATCTACCGGTCAGAGGCCCATCCCGCCCTGACCGAGAGCGCGGCCGTGCTGGTTCGCGGCAAAGTGCACAGCGCCTACGAGGTGCCCGAGTTCACCGACCGGGAAGTCGTTCCCGAGGACGGCGGGCAGCCCTATACCGTGCCCGAGCGAGTCGAGGGCAGCGAGCACACGGTCCTGTCGGTGAGCTACAATATCGAGCGCTACTATGCCGGCCAGGAGACCGCGCTCGCGCTCGAGGCGATGCGCAACGACGACCGGCTGCGCCTGATCGTCTCGGTCGGCCCGGGCGGGAACGCCGTCATCAAGGGCCTCGAGATCGACGGCGCGGCGCAGTACGAATCGCTGTTCTGA
- a CDS encoding glutathione S-transferase family protein yields MDETLTLYGERGWGSAIVEAQLEWYGLPYRFEPVGDLFRDAAARRRLEAVNPLGQVPALQIGTRVMTESAAITLHLAERVNSDGLVPGPDTPERADFLRWLVFIVANIYPTYTYGDDPARFVDLEEARKPFRARTDAYAKRLYTVLDSAAGSPFFLGRRMSAIDIYIAVMTHWRPGRAWFETETVRLAGIARRIGEDARLGPVIARNFPA; encoded by the coding sequence ATGGACGAGACACTCACCCTCTATGGCGAGCGCGGCTGGGGCTCGGCGATCGTCGAGGCGCAGCTGGAATGGTATGGCCTGCCCTACCGTTTCGAGCCGGTCGGCGACCTGTTCCGCGACGCCGCGGCGCGACGCCGGCTTGAGGCGGTCAATCCGCTCGGCCAGGTGCCGGCGCTGCAGATCGGCACACGTGTGATGACCGAGAGCGCCGCGATCACCCTGCATCTCGCCGAGCGGGTGAACAGCGACGGCCTCGTTCCCGGGCCGGACACGCCGGAGCGGGCGGACTTCCTGCGCTGGCTCGTCTTCATCGTGGCCAACATCTATCCGACCTACACCTATGGCGACGATCCGGCGCGTTTCGTGGACCTCGAAGAGGCGCGCAAGCCCTTCCGTGCCCGCACCGACGCCTATGCCAAGCGGCTCTACACCGTGCTCGACAGCGCGGCGGGCTCGCCCTTCTTCCTGGGCAGGCGGATGAGCGCGATCGACATCTACATCGCCGTGATGACGCACTGGCGCCCGGGCCGCGCCTGGTTCGAGACCGAGACGGTCCGCCTCGCCGGCATCGCGCGGCGCATCGGCGAGGATGCTCGCCTCGGCCCGGTCATCGCGCGCAACTTTCCCGCCTAG
- a CDS encoding rhomboid family intramembrane serine protease: MESPEQQTGYRRPRTPIFNELPGPVVALAAAIVLAHVLGLVWPAFHELQYWLGALVTGRPPMGFPEQPLAGLPSLVLHVFIHAGWMHLLMNLFILLAAGNAAARPFGRTGRGALGFLAFFFTCAAVGGAFHLLLAGQGFGLMIGASTGVSGLIAAAGWATGGQAGMLRFTAPWLLINIAMGVFDAFVGLPISWAGHIGGLLAGAALYPLFVTGFRRGR, from the coding sequence ATGGAAAGCCCCGAGCAGCAGACCGGCTACCGCCGCCCGCGCACACCGATCTTCAACGAGCTGCCCGGGCCCGTCGTGGCCCTCGCGGCGGCGATCGTGCTCGCCCATGTCCTCGGCCTCGTCTGGCCGGCCTTCCACGAGCTTCAGTACTGGCTGGGCGCGCTGGTGACGGGGCGGCCGCCCATGGGCTTTCCCGAGCAGCCGCTCGCCGGTCTCCCCTCGCTCGTGCTGCACGTCTTCATCCACGCCGGGTGGATGCACCTGTTGATGAACCTCTTCATCCTGCTGGCCGCGGGCAATGCGGCGGCGCGCCCGTTCGGCCGGACCGGGAGGGGTGCGCTCGGATTCCTCGCCTTCTTCTTCACCTGTGCTGCCGTCGGGGGCGCTTTCCACCTTCTGCTCGCCGGGCAGGGTTTCGGGCTGATGATCGGGGCGTCCACGGGCGTTTCCGGCCTCATCGCCGCGGCCGGCTGGGCGACGGGCGGGCAGGCGGGCATGCTGCGCTTCACCGCGCCCTGGCTTCTGATCAACATCGCGATGGGCGTGTTCGACGCCTTCGTCGGCCTGCCGATCAGCTGGGCCGGCCATATCGGCGGCCTGCTCGCCGGTGCGGCGCTCTACCCGCTTTTCGTCACGGGATTCCGGCGCGGCCGCTAG
- the hfaA gene encoding holdfast anchoring protein HfaA, producing MRGLTLLSLTAMLALAGAPALAQSSSGAEFSRPYGTAIGSETRPYDGARGPQGNRVVINGIIQTGVGVSAQASAVGSVMGSVTGGVGGQGGPFAQSNATAIGNQLNVVVSGRYNTVVVNSTQINNGDVTAEAGAVAAGETDSESDHD from the coding sequence ATGCGGGGCCTTACCCTCCTCAGCCTCACCGCGATGCTCGCCCTGGCGGGTGCGCCGGCGCTCGCCCAGTCCTCCAGCGGGGCGGAGTTCTCCCGTCCCTACGGAACGGCGATCGGAAGCGAGACCCGTCCCTATGACGGCGCCCGCGGGCCGCAGGGCAACCGTGTGGTGATCAACGGCATCATCCAGACCGGCGTCGGCGTCTCCGCACAGGCGAGCGCCGTCGGTTCGGTCATGGGCAGCGTGACCGGCGGGGTCGGCGGCCAGGGCGGGCCCTTCGCCCAGTCGAACGCGACCGCGATCGGCAACCAGCTCAATGTCGTGGTCTCGGGCCGCTACAACACGGTCGTCGTCAACTCCACCCAGATCAACAACGGCGACGTCACGGCCGAGGCCGGCGCCGTGGCTGCGGGCGAAACCGATTCGGAGAGCGATCATGACTAG
- the hfaB gene encoding holdfast anchoring protein HfaB, whose protein sequence is MTSLKRLLTAAAGALSVAACATSNPGADGLYATPTGNAPVTANPTPYSEALVCMANHARARGYAPRIAVGRIADYTGQIAPEGGMRVTQGAALMAMSAFAKAGARLVERYDTSVAELELRYANSQLLGDAAEAQGLRQIHAGAMPASDYYLVGGITELNANIRSNGQDVFAGDSVDSDPSGFFSRRLFVMNVGLDLRLIDSRTLEVVDVISYQKQILGREVSAGVFAFFGDVVLDASAGGSSLEPIQLAVRSVIERAVLEISAQLYGVAPEATCAFDDPIGGSTNVTGGIQTATNYAPMEAPYVQARSSVDRGHERRDADIRAQLRGTYQ, encoded by the coding sequence ATGACTAGCCTCAAGCGCCTCCTCACCGCCGCGGCCGGGGCCCTGTCCGTCGCCGCCTGCGCGACCTCGAACCCCGGAGCGGACGGGCTCTACGCCACCCCGACCGGCAACGCGCCGGTGACCGCGAACCCGACGCCCTATTCCGAGGCGCTCGTCTGCATGGCGAACCATGCCCGCGCCCGCGGCTACGCCCCGCGCATCGCGGTGGGACGCATCGCCGACTATACCGGCCAGATCGCGCCGGAAGGCGGCATGCGCGTCACGCAAGGCGCCGCCCTCATGGCGATGAGCGCCTTCGCCAAGGCCGGCGCGCGCCTGGTGGAACGCTACGACACCTCGGTCGCCGAGCTGGAGCTGCGCTATGCCAACTCCCAGCTGCTCGGCGACGCGGCCGAAGCCCAGGGCCTGCGCCAGATCCACGCCGGCGCGATGCCGGCGTCAGACTATTACCTCGTCGGCGGCATCACCGAACTCAACGCCAATATCCGCTCCAACGGCCAGGACGTGTTCGCGGGCGACTCGGTGGATTCCGATCCGTCCGGCTTCTTCTCGCGCCGGCTGTTCGTGATGAATGTCGGCCTCGACCTGCGCCTGATCGATTCGCGCACGCTGGAAGTCGTCGACGTCATTTCCTACCAGAAGCAGATCCTCGGCCGGGAAGTCTCGGCGGGCGTGTTCGCCTTCTTCGGCGATGTCGTGCTCGACGCCTCGGCGGGGGGCAGTTCGCTGGAGCCGATCCAGCTCGCCGTCAGGAGCGTCATCGAGCGCGCCGTGCTGGAGATCAGCGCACAGCTGTACGGCGTCGCGCCGGAAGCCACCTGCGCCTTCGACGATCCGATCGGCGGCTCCACCAACGTCACCGGCGGCATCCAGACCGCCACGAACTACGCGCCCATGGAGGCACCCTATGTCCAGGCTCGCTCGAGCGTTGATCGCGGGCACGAGCGCCGCGACGCTGATATCCGCGCCCAGCTTCGCGGGACCTATCAGTAA
- the hfaD gene encoding holdfast anchor protein HfaD, with protein MSRLARALIAGTSAATLISAPSFAGPISNDQTNDAPETAAESVQALDSTEAATGLAIAQANSATGVVLDWSQVTSGQVFTGDVRAESIIEADNVWGIATGHANAQGNALTVSAGADLDLDASQSAGTGTVSALSALRLGEYAGHAVMTAQGAANAIEVAGNDADMDLRIEQSSGTAVQTRAVIEADSAEIETSLVTASSAGNSVNAGGIETDTEVELAQSNTGAISATAEADIANADYGVTGASQAAGNTATVRNEWGYARIEGEQLNSGEVEAITRLGVGAFENGAAVGSANAVGNSVLLSNFGADAYAGVGQVNSGNVSGRVVMEGGWGHSAFATSSAIGNAQSAYICSECPVSLDANMSQTNSGNVYSGVSQTYGGYVGAVTGSATAVGNAATFSSTEPN; from the coding sequence ATGTCCAGGCTCGCTCGAGCGTTGATCGCGGGCACGAGCGCCGCGACGCTGATATCCGCGCCCAGCTTCGCGGGACCTATCAGTAACGACCAGACGAACGACGCGCCCGAGACCGCGGCCGAGAGCGTCCAGGCGCTCGATTCGACCGAGGCGGCGACGGGCCTCGCCATCGCGCAGGCGAACTCGGCGACCGGCGTCGTGCTCGACTGGTCCCAGGTCACCAGCGGCCAGGTCTTCACCGGCGACGTGCGGGCCGAATCGATCATCGAGGCGGACAATGTCTGGGGCATCGCGACCGGCCACGCCAACGCGCAGGGCAATGCCCTGACGGTCTCGGCCGGTGCCGATCTCGATCTCGACGCCAGCCAGAGCGCGGGCACGGGCACGGTCAGCGCGCTGTCCGCCCTGCGCCTGGGCGAGTATGCCGGCCATGCCGTGATGACCGCCCAGGGCGCGGCCAACGCGATCGAGGTCGCCGGCAACGATGCCGACATGGATCTGCGCATCGAGCAGAGCTCGGGCACGGCGGTGCAGACGCGCGCGGTCATCGAAGCCGATAGCGCCGAGATCGAGACCAGCCTCGTCACGGCCTCCAGCGCGGGCAACAGCGTCAATGCAGGGGGCATCGAGACCGATACCGAAGTCGAGCTCGCCCAGTCGAACACCGGGGCGATCTCCGCCACGGCGGAAGCCGACATCGCCAATGCCGATTACGGCGTGACCGGTGCCAGCCAGGCCGCGGGCAATACCGCGACCGTGCGCAACGAGTGGGGCTATGCCCGCATCGAGGGCGAGCAGCTGAATTCCGGCGAGGTCGAGGCCATCACCCGCCTCGGCGTCGGCGCGTTCGAGAACGGCGCCGCCGTCGGCTCGGCCAATGCGGTGGGCAACTCGGTGCTGCTGTCCAATTTCGGGGCGGATGCCTACGCCGGCGTGGGCCAGGTCAATTCCGGCAACGTCTCCGGGCGCGTCGTGATGGAGGGCGGCTGGGGCCACTCGGCCTTCGCGACCAGCTCGGCCATCGGCAACGCCCAGTCGGCCTATATCTGCTCGGAATGCCCGGTGAGCCTGGATGCCAACATGAGCCAGACCAATTCGGGCAATGTCTATTCCGGGGTGAGCCAGACCTATGGCGGCTATGTCGGCGCCGTCACCGGCAGCGCCACGGCCGTCGGCAACGCGGCGACCTTCTCCAGCACCGAGCCGAACTGA
- a CDS encoding 3-hydroxyacyl-CoA dehydrogenase NAD-binding domain-containing protein, translating into MTYTHFKFETDADGIALITFDSPNVSMNVLSNKVMEELGQIVEKIASDDAIKGAVITSGKKAFCAGADLTELGGGMADLGGKSEEEAKQALFEIAFRLNRKLRELETCGKPIAAAINGLALGGGFEVTLACHYRVMASDTGAKLGLPESLVGVLPGGGGTQRLPRLVGVMNAAPIMLQGKQFDAESAKAQGVVHEIAPLDQIVAKAKELVKADPMGARQPWDQDKFKIPGGGPYHPAGMQVFAGASPMLLKETYGNYPAQRYILSCVYEGLQVPMDAALRIESRYFTKLLLRPESRNMIRSLFLSKQALEKGARRPAGTEKSDIRKIAVIGAGFMGAGVATVSAQAGIEVVLIDKDQEGADKGKQHAVDFFQKGVKRGKISPEKADKLAALITATTDYSKLSDVELVVEAVFEDSDLKHKITRAAEEHLPKDAIFGSNTSTIPITSLARASDRPENFIGIHFFSPVEKMNLVEIIVGEKTGDEAISKAIDFVAKIKKTPIVVADTRGFYANRCVMRYIEQGMYMLTEGVLPALIENGAKMAGMPVGPLSLQDEVAIDLGYKVLQQTKKDLGDRFETTPNAEVIEKMYELGRYGRKNKKGFYVYTDEGKHLWEELDQFARDGVLPEDRQPSVAEIKDRILYAQALEAARTMEEGIVSDPREADVGSILGWGFAPYTGGVLSFIDTVGTADFVARADELKAKYGKPFEVPQLLRDMAKKGETFYARFGSEKKAA; encoded by the coding sequence ATGACCTACACGCACTTCAAATTCGAAACCGATGCCGACGGCATCGCGCTCATCACCTTCGATTCCCCGAACGTCTCGATGAACGTTCTGTCGAACAAGGTGATGGAAGAGCTCGGCCAGATCGTCGAGAAAATCGCCTCCGACGACGCCATCAAGGGCGCGGTGATCACGTCCGGCAAGAAGGCCTTCTGCGCGGGCGCCGATCTCACCGAGCTCGGCGGCGGCATGGCCGACCTGGGAGGCAAGTCGGAAGAGGAGGCCAAGCAGGCCCTGTTCGAGATCGCCTTCCGGCTCAACCGGAAGCTCCGCGAGCTGGAAACCTGCGGCAAGCCGATCGCGGCGGCCATCAACGGCCTGGCGCTCGGCGGCGGGTTCGAGGTCACGCTCGCCTGCCATTACCGCGTCATGGCGAGCGATACCGGTGCCAAGCTCGGCCTGCCGGAAAGCCTCGTCGGCGTCCTGCCGGGCGGTGGCGGCACGCAGCGCCTGCCGCGCCTCGTCGGCGTGATGAATGCCGCGCCGATCATGCTGCAGGGCAAGCAGTTCGATGCCGAGAGCGCCAAGGCCCAGGGCGTCGTCCACGAGATCGCCCCGCTCGATCAGATCGTGGCCAAGGCCAAGGAACTGGTGAAGGCCGACCCGATGGGCGCCAGGCAGCCCTGGGACCAGGACAAGTTCAAGATCCCCGGCGGCGGGCCCTATCACCCCGCCGGCATGCAGGTCTTCGCCGGCGCCTCGCCGATGCTGCTGAAGGAGACCTACGGCAACTATCCGGCCCAGCGCTACATCCTGTCCTGCGTCTATGAGGGCCTGCAGGTGCCGATGGATGCTGCGCTGAGGATCGAGAGCCGGTATTTCACCAAGCTGCTGCTGCGTCCGGAGAGCCGGAACATGATCCGCTCCCTCTTCCTGTCCAAGCAGGCGCTGGAGAAGGGCGCGCGCCGTCCGGCCGGGACCGAGAAGTCCGACATCAGGAAGATCGCCGTCATCGGTGCGGGCTTCATGGGCGCGGGCGTCGCCACCGTGTCGGCCCAGGCCGGCATCGAGGTCGTCCTCATCGACAAGGACCAGGAAGGCGCCGACAAGGGCAAGCAGCACGCGGTCGACTTCTTCCAGAAGGGCGTCAAGCGGGGCAAGATTTCCCCCGAGAAGGCCGACAAGCTCGCCGCGCTGATCACCGCCACGACCGATTACTCGAAGCTCTCCGACGTCGAGCTGGTTGTCGAGGCGGTGTTCGAGGACTCCGATCTGAAGCACAAGATCACCAGGGCCGCCGAGGAACACCTGCCCAAGGACGCGATCTTCGGCTCCAACACGTCCACCATCCCGATCACCTCGCTCGCCAGGGCGTCGGACCGTCCGGAGAACTTCATCGGCATCCACTTCTTCTCGCCGGTGGAGAAGATGAACCTCGTCGAGATCATCGTCGGGGAGAAGACAGGCGACGAGGCCATCTCCAAGGCGATCGACTTCGTGGCGAAGATCAAGAAGACCCCGATCGTGGTGGCCGATACCCGCGGCTTCTACGCCAATCGCTGCGTCATGCGCTATATCGAGCAGGGCATGTACATGCTCACCGAGGGCGTCCTGCCGGCCCTCATCGAGAACGGCGCGAAGATGGCCGGCATGCCGGTCGGTCCGCTCTCGCTGCAGGACGAGGTCGCCATCGATCTCGGCTACAAGGTGCTCCAGCAGACCAAGAAGGATCTCGGCGACAGGTTCGAGACCACCCCGAACGCGGAAGTCATCGAGAAGATGTACGAGCTCGGCCGCTACGGGCGGAAGAACAAGAAGGGCTTCTACGTCTATACCGACGAGGGCAAGCATCTCTGGGAAGAGCTCGACCAGTTCGCCAGGGACGGCGTCCTGCCCGAGGACCGGCAGCCCTCCGTCGCCGAGATCAAGGACCGCATCCTCTACGCCCAGGCGCTCGAGGCGGCCCGCACTATGGAAGAAGGCATCGTGTCCGATCCGCGCGAGGCCGATGTCGGCTCGATCCTGGGCTGGGGCTTCGCACCCTATACCGGGGGCGTATTGTCCTTCATCGACACGGTGGGCACGGCCGACTTCGTCGCCCGCGCCGACGAGCTGAAGGCCAAATACGGCAAACCCTTCGAGGTGCCCCAGCTCCTGCGTGACATGGCGAAGAAGGGCGAGACCTTCTACGCCCGCTTCGGGAGCGAGAAGAAGGCGGCGTAA